The stretch of DNA AACACAATTTTATGAGGCTCAATTGAACGGCATAGAAGTTGAAGAACACTTTTATTTCAAGTTACATCTTCACAAAATCATATTAACTCAGGTGCCAAATGGACGTGATCATGCTTTGTGAAGAAATGCTTAAGACAATTCCTCTTTACGCATTTTTATGAATAATTATGAGGATCGCTTACCCTGGGTGGGATTGTAAATAAACACAACTTTTGGTATTGGATGTCTACCAAACCAAGGGAACACAATGTATTATATTCATACACTCTAAAGATCACagtatacagattttgaaccatTTCAGTATCTGTGTCTGAATTAGTGCGTAGAAAGttataatgtcatcaaaaagctTTTTTGTCGCAATCGCTGCTGCAAATCGCGAATGGCTTTTTTTATACCTAATTCGTTATAAACGGATGGggtcaatttgcaatatctcctGTCTTCACGGTTGCGTATGAACGAACGTTGCATTTGGAGTTCGAACGAACGCTTTACACACTCCTTATTCGCAGTGGTATATAACAATTCTACCTCACGACTCCACTCGTTCCTCGGTATAAAAAGCACAGGCAGGTATGCACATAATAGAACAAATAGAACATATGTGTGGAAAAATGggtatgcttccaattttttaaattcaaaccaCGATTTTATTAACTTAATAAAATTCTTCTAaaaatgttgaataataaaatattattttttggtttacgtgtcccgtttttttttcctgaactaTTCGGTAAGCATAGCTATAAACGAAAGAAAGCCTAACTAATAAACCATagacgtcttcgacgaaagttcatattttaataaaatctaAAGCTTTGTTGAATGCACTATATCGCTATTTcgagattaaacaaaattaggattagttgtattttttcaaaggaaacatgaaaaagttattgtaCGAAaagtttttccctgtaaaagtgcccatgtatggatgacttgttgaaagttgtaagggctattcatatatattttttgagcattaaaaaaaatacttttttgagaaaaatgaattccaatttttaatataatttttgtttcagtgttattttaaaaacaaaatcttctgtattttttatgaaaatttaaacaattttctacatttcattcattgACCAGAATTATGTAGGTATaatagttataattttttgtaaaaaattaataaaaaaaattttgggccTTTCCAATTCTTGaaaatttcaagtatgcaaagttactttaataatcaatctttttgcacccacaacgtttcactgcaatctgagatggtgctaccATTCCTAAGACTAGCTGGCATGAAATTTGTCATTAGTGTATTTGGAAGCTAAGTTCAACGTAATTTCAGTATTGCTCTGAGCACGCCGACTGCACCAATGGGCGTTGTAACTGTAAAGCAGGATACACGGGAGATGGATTTGTGTGTGAGAATCCATGCGACGATGATCATGTGTGGAACGGAGAAACTTGTGTGAAGCAAGGATCCACCGAAGAATGTGAACAGTTTGAGGCCCCAAACCGATcgtttcattaataatttcttCTCGTAGATGAAATCGCTCCCTTCTGTACCATTCAAGGCTGCACATGCCCTACAGGATACAGTTTGATCGAGTACGCCTTCGATCAAATATGCCGTCTACTTGAAAGTCAACCCGATGATCAGGATCTGCCTACGTGTGACGTTGAGGATCATTGTAGCCCGTTCGCAAATTGTGAATGGAACGCACAACAGTACCGATATGAGTGCGTTTGTAATCCAGGCTACGATGGGAACGGTTATACATGTGTAGAGAAGGAAGTTTCCTGCCTGGATGAAGAAGATATTTGCGATCAGCACGCCTCCTGCAACTATATGGTTAGCCTGAAGAAATCTATTTGCGTGTGTAATAGCGGCTATGAGGGAGACGGTCGAACCTGTCGAATAGCCCCGGAATGTAGCGTGGATGATGATTGCGGAATGCATTCAATGTGCGTTGATGGGCTCTGTGTTTGCCAGGATGGATTCGAACGGGACATTTCGGACTTTTGTGTTCGAGCTGGATCCTGTGGCGGAACGTACTGTGCAGAGAATGCGATCTGCAAGTGGGATCAAAACCAAGGTATCCCGTATTGCCATTGTCCGGAAGGGTACATTGGAGATGGCGTCCAGCAATGTAAATCTATTCCTCCACCTTGTAATGTACGCAATAACTGCGGTTTGCATGCGACGTGTGGTCCAAATTTCAGGTAAGTATCGTTAGTTAGAAAAAGTCGAGACTTATTTTATATTTCCCCAGAGAACCTTCCAAGTACGAATGTTCATGTAATCCTGGATTCTTCGGGGATGGATTCGTGTGCACGCCAGAACGTAATTGCAAGAATATACCAAGTCTTTGCGATCCAAATGCCAAATGTGTCTCAACCACGTCAGGATATCAGTGCGTGTGTAACCAAGGTAAATAAACAGACGTACCCAATCTTCTAGTAATGAGTATGTACTTCTTTAAGGTTTTATTGGCAATGGGAGCGTTTGCAGTACGGCACCTCGTCTGGATTTTGGCTTTCTACTGATCAGCCAGGGTGTGGCGAATGTTCGAGTTCCATTCAACGGTGCTCGTGGAGTTCCTGTCGCGATGGCTCAAATGGCCATCGGCGTTGACAAAGATTGTGCCGAGGGGCGCATCTACTGGAGCGATATATCGGCTAAACAAATTTTCAGCTGCAAGTACGACGGAACAGATCGGAAGCCATTCATCACGAAGGACATTATATCACCGGAAGGAGTCGCCGTCGACTGGATATCTCGCCGTCTATACTGGACAGATTCGGCAAAGGATACAATCGAAGTTGCAAGTTTAGAGAATTCTACGCTGCGTTCGATCATTGTTTCCAAATATCTGGTTAACCCTAGGGGTATTGCGGTTGATCCTCACCAAAGCAAACTGTATTGGTCAGACTGGAATCGTGAGGGGCCAAAAATTGAATGGGCGAATTTGGATGGCACAGAACGTGAACTGTTAGTCAGTGAACCACGAGTGGAATTACCGAACAGCATTCAGGTTGCCCCAGGTACGGGTGAGCTTTGTTATGCTGATGCCGGTACCAAGAAAATTGAGTGCGTGGATACTTACACAAAACAAATAAGAACAGTTGCTAGCAACCTTACCTATCCTTTCGGTTTAGCTGTTACGGATGATCATTATTACTGGACTGATTGGACGACGTatgtttcgaacaaaaaatattcAGCAATAATGACTTCATCGTATGTACCTTTTCAGGAAAAAAGTTGAATCAATCAATGTTTACGGAGAACGCCAGAAGGGAATTCCTTCACCGGTGTTCGGAAACCACAAAATGTACGGTATGGCGGCAGTTACCGATAAATGTCCCCTGTTTCACAGTCCTTGTGTGATTAACAACGGTGATTGTCCAGAGAGAAGAATATGTCTGGCGAATCCTAGAGCACCATCCGGTAGGGGTTGCAAATGTGCGGACGATAATAACTGTAATGACGTTATTCTAGATTATTAAGACGGTTCCTCGAGGACAATTATTTGAACGTTAGTTTATGTTCAAGAAACTAATAATAATACAACAAGTATACTATAGCGGCTAGTGTTTTACTGaaaatacaatacaaaaaaacaatatttttattttattattcgaaCAAAAACTGCACGAGTGCCGTGAGCATTCGGCAGTGTGGAGATATTTGGAATCCCAAGGTTATTTAGTGGACATTCCGGACAAATACATCCAGATTTTCGGAATATGCGTCACGTGTAAGAAAGAACTCGAAGTACAATAAAACTACATGTGCTTTTATTCGTATACTGGACTGAAAATAACATAATGGATGTTTCACTTCACTGCTGTTCGTTTTAACGCCCGCGGTTAACGACAGCATTGCTGCCATAGAACGGGAAAATATCGCTAAACATATtcttcaacactcctcctcgaTATTTTCACTTCAACTTGTTCATATTCTTCACTTTCTTTTTGAATGTGCAATCACCAATTCTCTGCGCAACCGGgaaaaactttgaatttaaacTCGTTCTTCTTTCTGTACTCTTTACTtctgcattccctatcacaacTGATTGGCTCACGTTCTACTAATTTCTTTATCAACGACTCAACCTCCTCCTATATAGCCTCTGTCCACAAGTCACTCTCAGAACCTGTAACGCCTTCGTTTTGGCACGTTGGTTCTGCTTCAACAGCCCTCGCAGTTTTCACGATAAATCGTTGATTCGTTGTGGTAAATTTTCTCTCGTAACGCTTTTCCCAACAGAATTTCTTCCACGAATCAGCCCATCACTTTCTTCGACGTTTTCTTCTTCACAGCTGTGCAATTCATCCTCAGATTCGCGAAACTCCTCCTGAAGCGGCATCTGAGCTTCATTGGGATTCATCCAAACTTGTCAatccaaaccaatacaaacttTCTGCCGTTCATTCACTCTAGTTGTTCAATGGTGATCCATCTTTCAATAAACTAAACGTCACGTCTGATTGTTATACTGTCATTCGTCGAATCCTACAAACACTAACTTTTGACCTTTTGCATCGAATTTCACTCGTTTCATTGCGGAAACATGAACATAAGCCGTTGCTCCAAACACGCGGATATGTTTTAGGTTGAGTTTTTGCCCGAACCATTTCTCGTAAGGGGTAACATCTACAGATCAGGATGGAagacgatttttcaaataagCTGCTGTCATAATTGCCTCGCACCAATATTTCTTCTCCAGTTTAGCGTCCAGTAACATACACTCTTGCAAGGTCCTATTCTTGCGTTCCGACACACCATTCTGCTGAGAGGAGTATGGTGTTGTTACCTGCGATACAATACTCTCTGAATCATAGAACTCCTTCAATTCACAATTGAGATATTCCCCGCCTCCATCAGACCGTATAAGGGGTGCTCTACCAAATCTGGTCTCCACATGGGCGACATATCGTTTAATACAAACCGCAACGTCAGATTTTTATCACAGTAAGAAAACTACACAATAACTACTATAATCATCGGTTAATGTCAGAATATACCGGCAACCTCCGGAAGTAACATTGGCTACAGGCCCACACACGTCAGAGTGTATCAAATCTAATACGTGGTTTAATCTGTGTACCGATACTTTAAAAAAAGAACTTCGTGTTAATTAGCCTTGTAGACATGTCTCACATATCTGCCTAATTCCGCAATCCTAAACGACATTACCTTCCGAAAGTTCCTTAGCACGTTCCCGTACAGCTGGGTCTTGATGTCCCATTGGCCTATGCCAGGTGTGCTGGCAGTCCTTCAAATGGTGCATCACTCTTCCGAGCTTCGCGTGCTCCGCCATACGCAATGCGTAGAGATCCCCGCTAACTTCTCCCAACGCAACAACACATACTGTATCACTCACTACAAAAAATGTTCTTTCACTCGTCATGTGGCATGAACATCCGCTGTCAATATACCACGACCCGTTCTTCAGGTTATCGTCGACCTTGAAACACACTGGGAGATCTTTTTTGGCAATTTGCTTGGAATCGTGCTTACTGTTCTTCGAATCATCCTCACTTTTCTcattttgttgctgttgttgctgcttcATCAAATGACAGTTCACCTTAAAATGACCCGGCTTTTGACAATGAAAACAAACTTTGCTCTTCTTATCCTTCGCCTTCATTATTTTTTCTTCCCAACCACCAAATCGCTCTGATCTTCTTTGGAACAAATCCCACAACTTTCGATTCACAAAATCAATCGTTAAATCTTCGTCTGGACAACTTTCCAGAGCGGTAACCAATCCAATGTACGAGTCAGGTAAACTCCGATGTATCATCGCGATTTTTAGAGAATCTTGTAGCTTACGTGTGTAGGGCAGCACATGTAAGCCGATCAAACAGACCTTCCTGCTCTTGTAAGCACTTCTCCAAATCACTGCCCTCACTCATATTCAAACTGCAATTTCGCTTTAGGAGCGACACACGCGACGTCATCGTTGCCCACTCATGATACATTTTGAGTGCTTCTCACACCGTACACGCTTCCGTTGCATTTTTCACGAGATGTAATTGGTTGTCTTCTATATACAGCACAATTGGCACCATGAATTGTTTTCTTTAGGTCCCAAAGGAACTCGATAcgtaaagagagaccggacaaactgcgtgtagaagcgaGGTTCTTAACAGGGAATATCACATTTGCTTCCCTTCCCGAGATGTGGCgatcagggctctgcatagtcatagtcaactgaggatagtcagctgactaactgactgactatatccgtattcattaaataatgacttttggcttcttcacgcagtctcTCCGCCgaaaacgactaaacagccagtcgggcgtttagtcgctatctccctctaccgactcgactatatcatttcattcttcccagtcaaattctcctcattgcattttgaagtgacttcctccAAAacaaattcgttcctctctttctctctcccatgtgaTTTGATAtacactacaggtgagctagattcttttgtatcatacacgaaaataactcacacgtataaaatagcgtcagTGTGTATACGCTGTTTTGCACTCTTTATAtggtaaaaataatattgcgtacgcgggtacgaattagtgtcagggggaaatggaagtgtggattgaagtcagttgaatgaagaggtagatttgtattcattattcGAGTCAgtcaaaataaccactgactggattagttcaccagtcatccttgctagtcaacgctagtcaattcattttctagtcaagtcactttttgttcccggcgactgccgaagaaattctagtcgaagcgaagctactgagagtacagtcggtcctcatttttcaccttcgaaaatTCCGGgccctgaacacaacaatggaagcctcatatcaacagtcccgctgtgtccaactgtgaactTTCGAACGATAGTAATATTCCTACGCCGAaaaaatgcgacatgtgttgtgcctaataataaaaacaaacggatgggataaaaaaaactttaatagaattaatttttatttacattgtagAAATACAAGAGACCCGAAATCAATAACATTAGCGAGTTCGAGGTGGATTACGATAGATAACAGAGCTCAGCTTTTTTTCGGCACACTGTCTTGTTCGTAAATCCCATTTTCCGCGTCAAAGAGCATTTGGTTGAAGGATTGCTGAACCAGAAACCTTGTTCGCGGTGGAAGGCTGCGTAGTCTAATTGCTATATGTTCGCCATACGAAGAATGTTCGTCTTTGATGTCCGTTCTTGCAAAGGCGAGTGTACTGGAAGAACCAGGAGTTGCCCATAGTGTACGTTTTGAGGATTTGGTCCTAAGTGACTTTGAAGATTTGAACTTTTTGATTTTGGTCACTTTTGAAGAAGTTTTTAACCGTGTTGAACTTCTGGATTGAATATGCGCTCGACTGTCTTTTTGCCCTTCCTGGTCCTCCGAATCCTAGAAAAAAACGCTATCATAATTTGTTTTACTTCGTTGTACAATATCATAATTTTATGTTTTACTGcattactattattattatttcactacaatagattaaactaatggtcgcagtggttcaaCGCTCCTtcagaaaattattattttttttatgcctcAGAAAAAATCGCCAAGATTTTGAGGAAAAGTGGAACAGTAACGGTGCTATCGATGGCGAATATATCGTGCTAAAAGCTCTTGTTCATTGAGGCTCAGAATTCTTCAGATATGAGGATTTTAGCATCGTTTTGCTAGCTGTTGGAGAAGCCCATTAAAGTTTCACATACAAGAATGTGGGATGCTAAGGGTGAATCTTGGATGGAGATGTTTTTAACaacacatttttcaaaaatgacttgcaGAGAACTGTACTAGATATGAAACGGGTttccggtaactatccggtatccggcttgTCCGACCAGTATCcggtcggataccggatatcagaaaaaaaatcaataatttctcattaacacacgATAAATATAACAAAATAGTTCGTAACCAtcatttaaatataattaaaaatattttttttattactcgtggataatcggggttttaCTGTACAGTTAGATTattatgggcctgattctcgaatacactacgaatacacttcacggtggaaacggaatgaaacgtattcgcgatgacaacggtacggtgtcgacatctgaatacgagattagtttcccactaaacttaacattataatatcaaattatcttcagatgaaattgaaaaaacatgaagaaaacaaagttttccactcacattgaataccagtttgatacgaagaagtgaattttcattaatgattttttatttgaaaagtgctcattctgcctgaaaactcatcattatcttcgacatttCGCTAACTcgcaaaacgtagttcaatggggtgccgtttatttcgtttccaccgtgaagtgtattcgagaatcaggccctatatGTTTAACCAATTcatgccaagcgttcgaaaaatcgaacggcaactttgataattttccatGGCTTTGGAATGCAATCATGTGGTAAGGTTTTgccatcaaatgatagcttagtctATTAGTTACCACTTGCTATCAATTTCATTTAATGTTGTATAACTTAGTTGGGCAACACATTCGGCTTAAAGCAACTTTGTGGGGAAAGTacctaacaaaaaaacaaaccgtacaaaattcaaaaatatgttaaattttctacagtattactttgataagagatcacacattgtgacgtaggataaaaaaaaactattggatTGATCCTCCTTcaggaacaaaaatgtaggttttggccaatatttttgtttggcaattttttgtcattttttttaaaacggaATAAAAAATTCTTGAAGCTTGGGGTTTCTGTAAtgcaaataattaaaataacatgttaaaaaaatttttttcagcttggTCGTTAGTGAATTAAACGATGGCGGAGTCATTGCATGTACAGCACTTTACCGTAAAATTAAGCAAAACGTAGCAGTGTACTTTCATTTCCATTATGCAAATCACTGCCAGGACGACAGATGAATGTTCCATATGTTTTGGTTTCCTCTGAGTACATCAATATTGAAACCATACTCTGGAAATCATGCCAAATATAGCGTTGAAAGAATTTTACACACCGATTTGCCGCGTCCGCGGAATCGTACAAAATGTATTCGGCATTTTAATATCAGTATTTCGAGTTTTCCGAACACCAATGCTGCTACAACCCGAGAAAGCTACATTGGTTTGCAAGACATGCACTCCATAACATCTTACGGTTCTTGTTTttaaagggactttaacccaatggtcattcgtccctttatAACTTCATACGACGAAGCTAACCAAATTAATACTCCAAGAAGAAGTTTCGATTATGAAGCAGATGGAAATGTCAGACCTGGGGCATGGCATCAGGACACGAGTAATACTTCGATTATAACAATTCCTAAGACGGCCTACAAGCAAGagaaacacgaaaaaaatgcTAAATATTTTAGAACCTCCGGAGCAGTTGAATGGCTATGTTACTAATATACTTCAAATCATTGTTATTTGCAATGTTTCAACTAAAATTACCTCTGAATtcaacaattgatttttttgtattctGGCCTTAATGAAACGATCTATTGCTGCATATGCAAACCATGACGGTACATATACATCCTTTGCCCCGGATCCGGACGAAGACGATAAGCGAACTTTTTTCGACAAAGCTCTATACCTAGCCATCAGCGATTCTTTCTTTTTCCTTAATCCTTCCACAGTTACAATAATCCCTATGTTATTCGCAATATTTTGCCAAGCATCGAACAATCGGTTCCGATTCTTATGGTATTTGTGTCTAGGATCCCAAAGAATTGGATGCATTTCGTACAATTGAATGAAATCCAATATCAATTCGTTGCTCCAATCCATATTTAGTCGTATAATCCTGTGAAAGACGGTATTTAATcctgaaataaatattttatattgcttCGGCGTACATTCCTGTTTCTTTTCAAATAACTCACCACAATTTTGCGATTCAATTCCACTGCTCTTACGCCtacaacttgtaaacaaacataTCTGTCAAAGATACACTCGGATGAATTATGTAGCAGTGTATCGAATgccatcgagtgtcgaatcgaGCGAATggcaaaaatcctttgactcgtgccaaaAAAACCCACAACGGACGGATTTCATTCCAACACGAGTATTCAacgctcgacattggaggttcgtagctcgttcACCGGCTACACGATGCGCCGAACCATCGAGCGTCCAATATTTGGGGGCTAACAAATTTTCGACGCTCTCAACAATAtaacacagaaaaaaatatacactggagAGTTAATTCCTTAATCTCGTTATGCTTTTAAATAAAATtcacgtctaaccggaagatatagggggtaaaatgaaaatctaggcaccgaaCATGAggtaaaaattaaatatttcgaacgcttatacagtgtcggacaagcCCGATGTTCtacaaaaaaagaaagtgacaaaactttcaggaaaaataatccaatccagtacttcaaaccatttataataatttatttgcattgttcgaaaaaaattataacatctgtagttaaaacaatagtacttacgtggtcgagtggttaacatcccacattatcatgtctggggttcgggttcgattcccgttcttgtcgggagatttttcgtcgaagaaatttcttccgacttgcactgtggtaacgcgtattctagaacttgccattccagaatacatttaaggcgttttatccggcatagaaatctcaactaagttttTCCGTCCGAGCCGATAAGGTTTACCTTTGTCTCATCACAGTATATTTCACCACTGCTTTTCCTTCTTCGGACTTCTTCAGATGCTTCGGCGTCAGCATCGCGACCTTCCGGGGTATTTTACTGCCTAGCCCCTGCTCCACCAGCCGCCGCTGAACTGTCCAGGAACTCTCGGACAAGTTCAGTTCGTCCGGGATCTTTTTCGGTGCCTTGAAGGGATCTTTCTTAGAGGCTTGATTGTTTTTATcccttttttattaaggctcaatagcattttagctgtaacacaGCCGGGTTTTAGttgtgtacatgttacatgtttttatGAATTCTACAAATTGTACAtaacacagtagtagccatttaggcgtaagagtatattttctgttccattacattatggtaaattaaacagtagtagccatttaggcgtaagagtattctttctgttcttccattattcagCAGACCGAACAgaggagacagttgatattgatcattgttgtgttattaatagcacaacagcccgatgtttcttgcagagcagagcagttgtatggatgaatcaattttcattcccgatctccatcgctgatgatcagtcttcagaaaacaaactcagcgctgcgcttgagtttaattttcatcagggCGCACTCAAAGAAAACTCTTATTctatcttggtgcgaagagcacaaaattcataagcacaacagcgcaaaatgtacccggcgcataactcagatactaaacatttcttctcacttgtatgatgcgcgtctcattctatacacacacacatacacatcaaattctagcgcccgctttgtcttcgttcgttctaagcaaagcataaaaacaacagcgcgtccCCATACGCACCgcctcaacagagaaagcaaagcaGACAAACAATATTCGAGCGTGGTTTAAAATTGGGCATATACACTGGTGTAAGGATACGGTGCAGGATGTTCGAACTTTAAAGCGAACGGTGttgaaacaaaacatttcaacttTGTTTCGGTGCGTGTTGATTCGTCCGGGCgcaggtgtgtgtgtgtataaacTTGTATTCTTTAcaggttagatgagataacgtggtagaattcggacatacattctgttcaaaaatgtacacaaaaataccaattATCATTCTAAATAGTTGAAATCTACATAAATATCTAaggtcaaataaatctatgactaaaGAAAtgtattatgaataaaaatagcattttctccttcgttgccacgttgtccagaacattgtttgtagggggttgtaataactttatagccaggtgatgtatattgagtatcctatgACCATAAGTGTTCTCTTGGGAAGTTcatgtagctgctgtagtgaactgatctcattggatgctaagttctgcttatgtatagaaaagggaaaggagaaagagcaagtgcattcgagggagtgaagcgggcttctaaggaagacatatatggggaagaTAATATTAAGATAGCGACTATtcgagctatcataatctgatacgcgtgagtataccctttcgaacttctgaatcagcagccagttaaattcattaatttcattttttacataaccaaacaacaggctcgatattatgacattctGGACTTGAATTAGATAAATTGTTACTAGCAAGACCTACCCGATAAAGACATGATTTGAGCCCGAAATGATTGTACTTCGGGGATAAAAGAGTAAAACCATCTTCCAAGATCATACCTCCATTGATTATGTCAACTTATAAATGCCTGTTTGCCCGAAAAATGGAGAATAACTCGTGGTACGCATCGACACATATcgtgagctaacgccgaattgtaggcaaaacTTTTTTCGTGTCGAAACAGGCAAttactcgttgcgtcggggaggaaaacgagtggttagtgcaatcgaaaaaacatgtccattttaatcgtcaaattgtttaacttttttacaatattttctgttactgtttcaagcaaaaaattgctggataattGCTGTCTTgaagaagaagtagaagaagaAGCCCGCTGTACAAAAGTGTGGGACAGAAAAAATAGAATACACGTAAAATAATTTGCTTACTTCTCttttggtggtcatcggagcaacatcgttgccggtgAGCGTCGAGcgagaatgaattgtcttttcAAGACAAGTGAAGGAGAAGTATggctagaggagaatgaactgaagaagtttaatagcaactatggaatggaatgggatggaatgaaaccacagttgcgAGCGAGATAGCCAGCACAATAAACCTAGCGGAC from Toxorhynchites rutilus septentrionalis strain SRP chromosome 3, ASM2978413v1, whole genome shotgun sequence encodes:
- the LOC129778296 gene encoding uncharacterized protein LOC129778296, whose amino-acid sequence is MIHRSLPDSYIGLVTALESCPDEDLTIDFVNRKLWDLFQRRSERFGGWEEKIMKAKDKKSKVCFHCQKPGHFKVNCHLMKQQQQQQNEKSEDDSKNSKHDSKQIAKKDLPVCFKVDDNLKNGSWYIDSGCSCHMTSERTFFVVSDTVCVVALGEVSGDLYALRMAEHAKLGRVMHHLKDCQHTWHRPMGHQDPAVRERAKELSEVSVHRLNHVLDLIHSDVCGPVANVTSGGCRYILTLTDDYSSYCVVFLL
- the LOC129777009 gene encoding uncharacterized protein LOC129777009 isoform X2; translated protein: MDWSNELILDFIQLYEMHPILWDPRHKYHKNRNRLFDAWQNIANNIGIIVTVEGLRKKKESLMARYRALSKKVRLSSSSGSGAKDVYVPSWFAYAAIDRFIKARIQKNQLLNSEDSEDQEGQKDSRAHIQSRSSTRLKTSSKVTKIKKFKSSKSLRTKSSKRTLWATPGSSSTLAFARTDIKDEHSSYGEHIAIRLRSLPPRTRFLVQQSFNQMLFDAENGIYEQDSVPKKS
- the LOC129777009 gene encoding uncharacterized protein LOC129777009 isoform X1; the protein is MIIRLNMDWSNELILDFIQLYEMHPILWDPRHKYHKNRNRLFDAWQNIANNIGIIVTVEGLRKKKESLMARYRALSKKVRLSSSSGSGAKDVYVPSWFAYAAIDRFIKARIQKNQLLNSEDSEDQEGQKDSRAHIQSRSSTRLKTSSKVTKIKKFKSSKSLRTKSSKRTLWATPGSSSTLAFARTDIKDEHSSYGEHIAIRLRSLPPRTRFLVQQSFNQMLFDAENGIYEQDSVPKKS